TACCTGGGTCCCGTCCGCACCGCCCGCCCCGTGCACGTCATCGCCGACCGCACCGTGGCCAACATGGCCGACTTCGTCTGCGGCGCCAACCGCGAAGACTTCCACATCCAGGGCGTGAACTGGGGCCGCGACCTGCCGGAGCCGGAACTCGTGGCCGACCTGCGCAACGTGGTCGCCGGCGACCCCTCGCCGGACGGCAAGGGCACGCTGTCGATCCAGCGCGGCATCGAAGTGGGACACGTTTTTTACCTGGGTAAAAAGTACTCGGAAGCCCTAAAGGCCACCTTCCTGGACGAGACCGGCAAGCCGGCCGTGCTGGAAATGGGCTGCTACGGCATCGGCGTGACCCGCATCGTCGGCGCCGCCATCGAACAGAACCACGACGCCCGCGGCATCATCTGGCCGCGCGCCCTGGCGCCGTTCGAAGTGGTGATCTGCCCGGTCGGCTGGGGCAAAAGCGAAACCGTGCGTAACACCTCCCTGAAGCTGTACGAATCGCTGCTGGCGCGCGGCGTGGACGTCATCCTGGACGACCGCGATGCCCGCCCCGGCGTCATGTTCGCCGAGTGGGAATTGATCGGCGCGCCGCTCCGTGTAACAGTTGGAGAACGCGGCCTGAACGACGGTGTGGTGGAATTGCAGGCCCGTCGGGAAACCGAAGCGGCCAAGATTCCGGTAGAGTCCGCGCTTGAAGCCGTGCTGACGAAACTCGACACGCTGTAAACCCTAAAGTAACCACGGACTTTTCGCGTCCCGACCCGCATCATCGAAGCCCGCATCGTGACCGATCCGAAGTCCGCCGAATCCCGCCTGCAGGTCCGCGTCTACTATGAAGACACGGACGCGGGCGGGGTGGTTTTCTACGCCAACTACCTAAAATTCCTGGAACGCGCCCGCACCGAGTGGCTGCGCGACCTGGGAGTCAACCAATCCGGCCTGGCCGCCAGCGAGCAACGCCTGTTCGTCGTCCGCGCGCTGGACATGTCCTACCGCAAGCCAGCCAAACTGGACGATTTGCTTACCATACGCAGCCGAGTCACACGACTGGGCCGCGCTTCGATACACTTCGCGCAGCGCGCAGAACGGGACGGGGAACTGCTTGCCGAAGGCAATATCCAAGTCTGCTGCGTCGATGCCGTCAACATGCGGCCGGTGGAACTACCGGCCGACGTCCGCGCCAAACTGGAATCAATTCAGGAATAACCATGCAAGCCACCAACGACATGTCGTTGCTTTCGTTGATTTCGCACGCCAGCGTGCCGGTTCAGCTGATCATGCTGATGCTCCTGGGCATCTCGATCATGTCCTGGACCTACATCTTCGCCAAGCGGCTGGCCATCAAGCGCGCCCATGCCCAGACCCGCCGCTTCGAGGATGACTTCTGGTCCGGCGGCGACCTGTCGATGCTGCAGCAGGCCGTGGCCTCGCGCCGCGACGAGCAAGGCGCCCTGGCCCGCATCTTCGACGCCGGCATGACCGAATTCCTGAAGGCCCGCCGCGGCAACGCCGGCAGTGACGCCACCGCCCTGCTCGACGGCCCGCGCCGCGCCATGCGCGCCGCCTATCAGCGCGAGATGGACTCGCTCGAATCGCACCTGAACTTCCTGGCCTCGGCCGGTTCGGTCTCGCCCTACATCGGCCTGCTTGGCACGGTCTGGGGCATCATGCACGCCTTCATCGGCCTGTCGAACATG
The window above is part of the Achromobacter deleyi genome. Proteins encoded here:
- the ybgC gene encoding tol-pal system-associated acyl-CoA thioesterase, which translates into the protein MTDPKSAESRLQVRVYYEDTDAGGVVFYANYLKFLERARTEWLRDLGVNQSGLAASEQRLFVVRALDMSYRKPAKLDDLLTIRSRVTRLGRASIHFAQRAERDGELLAEGNIQVCCVDAVNMRPVELPADVRAKLESIQE
- the tolQ gene encoding protein TolQ translates to MQATNDMSLLSLISHASVPVQLIMLMLLGISIMSWTYIFAKRLAIKRAHAQTRRFEDDFWSGGDLSMLQQAVASRRDEQGALARIFDAGMTEFLKARRGNAGSDATALLDGPRRAMRAAYQREMDSLESHLNFLASAGSVSPYIGLLGTVWGIMHAFIGLSNMQQATLASVAPGIAEALIATAIGLFAAIPAVVAYNRFTNDIDRISIRFDSFVDEFLNILQRQVR